The Corticium candelabrum chromosome 17, ooCorCand1.1, whole genome shotgun sequence genome has a segment encoding these proteins:
- the LOC134193335 gene encoding tyrosinase-like, whose product MLPNYLFSAFLLYSICRARVQAQFPAACIENDQLMARCCPSPDGTDLECGGGDRGECVEIFVHNNWPWKYFNNACVPGDGRLGWPRSLNMTHHCKCKNNWAGPDCGDCAHGYVKTHNSCMPYSQPAVRKNVLTMTPNEWKNFHQALNDTKHTKSIYKVPIGYYNTLEGGATSNLTFVDTNVYDFFVWLHHYASKDNTSPTTVIQCDFAHEGSGFLTWHRALLLVVEHELQRTQTGRSIDYPIMIPYWDWTDHTPASINKLFSNEMMGYSHNVTETKRPQRIGGVFSNWTTVCYKEGFPTKPTLGCLCDPRVSTGFLTRCLGCKDTLLHQTMDYLPRADDVKKVKNLAVVYDLFPWDKKPNIYSFRNSLEGFVNMSDIYECGSGQNGELHVQVHWWMGGNVAELSSSPNDPMFWLHHCMVDRIFEEWLRMGWRKYHPTDGAHPGHNRDDWLMGIFPLATNGDMFKYSTKLGYDYDKLDC is encoded by the exons ATGTTACCGAATTACCTCTTTTCTGCATTCTTGCTGTACAGCATCTGCAGAGCTCGAGTGCAAGCTCAATTTCCAGCTGCTTGCATAGAGAACGACCAACTGATGGCAAGATGTTGTCCATCACCAGACGGAACAGACTTGGAATGTGGGGGAGGAG ATCGGGGAGAGTGTGTGGAGATCTTTGTGCATAATAATTGGCCATGGAAATATTTCAATAATGCGTGTGTACCAGGAG ACGGACGTCTTGGATGGCCGAGAAGCCTCAACATGACACACCACTGCAAATGCAAGAACAACTGGGCAGGTCCAGACTGTGGTGACTGTGCACACGGATACGTCAAGACACACAACTCATGCATGCCATACAGTCAACCAGCTGTCCGCAAAAACGTCCTCACAATGACACCAAATGAATGGAAAAACTTCCATCAAGCACTAAACGAtactaaacacacaaagagTATCTACAAGGTCCCAATCGGTTACTACAACACACTGGAAGGTGGTGCCACATCAAACTTAACATTTGTTGATACAAATGTTTATGATTTTTTCGTGTGGTTACATCATTATGCCTCGAAAGACAACACAAGTCCGACTACAGTCATACAGTGTGACTTCGCACACGAAGGATCCGGATTCCTCACATGGCATCGTGCTCTGCTACTCGTTGTCGAGCACGAACTACAGAGGACACAAACAGGTCGGAGTATCGACTACCCGATTATGATACCATACTGGGACTGGACGGACCACACCCCCGCATCGATTAACAAACTGTTCTCGAACGAGATGATGGGATATTCACACAATGTGACTGAAACGAAGCGGCCGCAGCGAATTGGGGGAGTGTTTTCCAACTGGACAACCGTGTGTTATAAGGAGGGTTTTCCCACAAAGCCGACCCTCGGGTGTCTGTGTGATCCTCGTGTGTCAACTGGTTTTCTCACACGATGTTTAGGATGTAAGGACACTTTACTGCATCAGACGATGGATTACCTGCCTCGTGCGGACGACGTCAAGAAAGTGAAGAATCTCGCTGTTGTGTACGACCTTTTTCCGTGGGATAAGAAACCGAATATCTACAGCTTTAGGAATTCGCTGGAGGGATTTGTCAATATGAGTGACATCTACGAGTGTGGGAGTGGCCAGAACGGTGAGCTGCATGTTCAGGTTCATTGGTGGATGGGAGGAAATGTTGCAGAGCTGAGTTCCTCTCCTAATGATCCGATGTTCTGGCTACATCATTGTATGGTCGATCGTATATTTGAAGAATGGTTGAGAATGGGATGGAGGAAATACCACCCGACAGATGGTGCACATCCTGGTCATAATAGGGATGATTGGTTGATGGGTATTTTTCCATTGGCTACCAACGGCGACATGTTTAAGTACTCGACCAAGTTGGGATACGATTATGACAAATTAGATTGCTAA